The sequence AGGTGCAGAGTGCATTGTGTCTGCCACAGCGCCACTATCTGCGTGTAGTCGATCCCTCTTTCTGTTTCCATGTGAGGACCAGCCGCAGCTGCATCAATTTCTACTTTTTTTTCTATATTTCTGGTACGGCATTATGGCCAGAGACAATGATGAACACAATCGAAATATATACTTCACCAGACGCTTGATGAGACGCCTATCCAAATGATGACAATGCTATGAAGTTTGAGTAGGAACAGGTACCAAGTGTTCCAGGAGATTACTCAACGGGAAGCCAGGGATGGCTCCCCTCACTTTTGGGAGTGAAAAACACTTGGTACCCCGTTGAATAATCGCAACGGGTGAATCATAGTCGAAATCAAGGCCCTTGTTAATAAACGGTTTGGAGCGTTCAAGTTGTATCAAAACGTTTCATTCTGATGTAATCAAGTTCAGAAGAGATGCACAGCTGCACGATTAGCTTAAAAATGAAAAATAGTGACTGTAGTGATGGATAGGTTTATTTTGGGGGTTGTAGTAAAAAAGTAGTCAAAAAATGTTTTTCCGGTTTTCTTAAAAAAGGAGAGTTCGGCCTCAAAAGTGCCTATTTTAGGGGTGGTGCGGACGAGAGGACTTGAACCTCCACACCTTTTGGGCACCAGATCCTAAGTCTGGCGTGTCTACCAATTCCACCACGTCCGCGTGGGAATGTTAAATGTATCTCTTGTTTTCGGAAGAAAACAAAAGCTTTAATGCCAAAGCGGCAAGCGTAGAAAATCGGGCTTTGCACGGTTTTCGTTTTCAATAAGTGGTACGCCCTGCAGGATTCGAACCTGCGACCGATGCCTTAGAAGGGCATTGCTCTATCCAGCTGAGCTAAGAGCGCATCTATGATGGGAAACCCCGGTGGTGCGCCCGAAAGGATTCGAACCTTTAACCGTCGGATCCGAAGTCCGATACTCTATCCAGTTGAGCCACGGGCGCTTCCATAGTGAAAAAATGTATGGTGTATCAAAAAAAATCTATCGGGAATGTTGTCAAAACATGGGGTGGGTAATGGGGTTCGAACCCACGACCCCCAGTGCCACAAACTGGTGCTCTAACCGACTGAGCTATACCCACCATGAAGAATGTTGTAGAGGTGGTCGGGGTGAAAGGACTCGAACCTTCGGCCCCTTGGTCCCAAACCAAGTACTCTAACCATACTGAGCTACACCCCGACCTTGTCACCTCACACGGATAATCCGGATAAGTGAGGCGAAATTATAACCGATGTTAAGCCCGTTGTCAATACTTTTTTGCTTAAATAGATCGGTAAACAAAGAAGACAGGACACCCTGATGAAGATAGCACGCTTTAGCCGTATAGGATTTATTCTCGCCGCCGCCGGCAGTGCGGTCGGACTGGGAAATATCTGGAAATTCCCCTATATTACGGGGGAGTACGGCGGCGGCGCTTTCGTCATGGTTTATCTTTTTACGGTCATGCTCATCGGTTTCTCCATCATGATTGCCGAGCTGCTCATAGGGTTTCTCAGCCGCCGGGATGCTTTGACCGCGTTTGAAGAGCTGGCTCCGCGCCATAAGGAGGCGTGGAAATGGGGCGGGTTGATGGCCTTTTCCGGCCTGCTCATCATGACCTTCTACTCCGTGGTGATCGGCTGGATCTTCAACTATATCTTCGTCTCGCTCGGCAGTCTGCCCTCTTCGCCGGAGGAAGCAGCGGGGCTTTTTAAGACGATGGTGGGTTCGGATATCAAAACCCAGATCTTCTACCATACGCTTGCCTTTGCCATCATCACCGCCATTATCATCCGCGGGATCAAGGGCGGTATCGAGCGGTTGAACCTGATCCTTATGCCGATGCTCTTTCTCATTGTCGGCGGGATGTTTCTCTACGCGACGACCCAGGCGGGTTTTTCGCAGGCGTGGGACTTTATGTTCAGTGTCGACTGGAGCAAGCTCAATTCCGAAGCCTTTGTGACCGCCGTCGGGCACGCCTTTTTCACTCTCTCACTGGGGATGGGGGCGCTGCTGACCTACTCCGCTTCTCTTCCCAAGGAGAGCAGCCTTGTCAAAAGTGCCCTTGTCGTCGTGGCCCTCGATACAGGCATTGCCCTGCTGGCCGGGCTGATGCTCTTTACCTTCCTCTACCAGTATGGTGCGGAACCCTCCGCCGGACCGGGCCTCGTTTTTATCTCGCTGCCGGCGGTCTTTTACGAAATGGGGGCACTGGGCAACGTCTTTGCCGTACTCTTCTTTATCTCCCTTGCCTTTGCCGGGCTCACCTCCGCCGTCTCCCTCGTCGAACCGATGGTCCAGCTGGCCATAGACCGTTTCGGCTGGAGCCGTTTCAAGGCCTCGGCGACCATGGGGCTGTTCTTCTACCTGGTCGGCATCGTTGTCATCTACTCGAACAGCAGTGACTACGGTGCGATGCTTACCTGGGGCGGCAAGAATCTCTTCGACTGGGTCGACTACGTTACCGCATCAATCCTGCTTCCGACCGGCGGACTGATCATGGCGATTTTTATCGGCTACGTCATCGAACCCAGCCGCGTCGAAGCGGCAGTGAAGCAGCAGATGGGCTTTGCCTACGGCATCTGGCACTTCAGCCTACGCTACATCGCCCCGGTGGCGCTGGTCGTCGTCATGCTGAACATGATGGGCATTTTGAAGTTATAGAAAGGGCTTAATAAAGCGCGGTGAAACGCTCGGCGGTCTCCCAGTCGAGCTTGGCATCCTTGTGCGCAAGAAAGTGGGCGATGTAGCGGGCGAACATATCTGTCTCGATATTCACCTTCGTACCGTTCCTGTAGCTGCCGAATAAGGTTTCACGCATCGTGATGGGGATGATGGTGAGGCGGAAGCTGCTCTCATATACGTCGTTGACGGTGAGGCTGACGCCGTCGATGGCGATGGAGCCCTTGGGCACGATATAGGGGATGAACTTCTTGTCGACATCGATGACGACGTCGTAGCTGTTGCCGTTGTCGGTGATGCTTTTGACGGTGCCGACGGTGTCCACGTGCCCCTGGACGATATGCCCCTCCAACCGGTCGCCGAACTGCATGGCCGGTTCGATATGCACGCGCCCTTTGAGGTTCTCCGTGGCGATGATCCCCTGCGTTTCGGGGGAGAGCTCGACGGTGAAACCGTCGCTTTCCAGGGAGACGACGCTGAGGCAGGCGCCGTTGATGGCAATGGAGTCGCCGAGCTTCGGGCGGTAGGCGGCCTTGAGACTCAGCCTGTCCCCGCCATACTTCTTTACCGTTGCCATCTCCCGGATCAACCCTGTGAACATTATGCGTTGCCTCCAAATTCATAATTCCATATTGTACCTAGTCCATGATTGATTTTAATTTCAGGCCAATCTAAGTGCCTTTTTAATGTTTAGGGAATAGCATTAAAGTTAATATATGTTCAAAAGGACTGT is a genomic window of Sulfurimonas sp. HSL1-2 containing:
- a CDS encoding sodium-dependent transporter, producing MKIARFSRIGFILAAAGSAVGLGNIWKFPYITGEYGGGAFVMVYLFTVMLIGFSIMIAELLIGFLSRRDALTAFEELAPRHKEAWKWGGLMAFSGLLIMTFYSVVIGWIFNYIFVSLGSLPSSPEEAAGLFKTMVGSDIKTQIFYHTLAFAIITAIIIRGIKGGIERLNLILMPMLFLIVGGMFLYATTQAGFSQAWDFMFSVDWSKLNSEAFVTAVGHAFFTLSLGMGALLTYSASLPKESSLVKSALVVVALDTGIALLAGLMLFTFLYQYGAEPSAGPGLVFISLPAVFYEMGALGNVFAVLFFISLAFAGLTSAVSLVEPMVQLAIDRFGWSRFKASATMGLFFYLVGIVVIYSNSSDYGAMLTWGGKNLFDWVDYVTASILLPTGGLIMAIFIGYVIEPSRVEAAVKQQMGFAYGIWHFSLRYIAPVALVVVMLNMMGILKL
- the ribE gene encoding riboflavin synthase, producing MFTGLIREMATVKKYGGDRLSLKAAYRPKLGDSIAINGACLSVVSLESDGFTVELSPETQGIIATENLKGRVHIEPAMQFGDRLEGHIVQGHVDTVGTVKSITDNGNSYDVVIDVDKKFIPYIVPKGSIAIDGVSLTVNDVYESSFRLTIIPITMRETLFGSYRNGTKVNIETDMFARYIAHFLAHKDAKLDWETAERFTALY